A single Pantoea rwandensis DNA region contains:
- the sucA gene encoding 2-oxoglutarate dehydrogenase E1 component, whose product MQNSAMKPWLDSSWLAGANQSYIEQLYEDFLTDPDSVDEMWRELFQQLPGTGVKPEQFHSTTRDYFRRLAKDATRYTSSVTDPATNSKQVKVLQLINAFRFRGHQHANLDPLGLWKQDRVADLEPSYHDLTDADFQESFNVGSFAIGKETMKLADLFAALQQTYCGSIGAEYMHINNTDEKRWIQQRLESVVGHASFSSDEKKGFLKELTAAEGLEKYLGAKFPGAKRFSLEGGDALVPMLREMIRHAGKSGTREVVLGMAHRGRLNVLINVLGKKPQDLFDEFSGKHKEHLGTGDVKYHMGFSSDVETEGGLVHLALAFNPSHLEIVSPVVMGSVRARLDRLAEPSSNKVLPITIHGDAAVIGQGVVQETLNMSAARGYEVGGTVRIVINNQVGFTTSNPKDARSTPYCTDIGKMVLAPIFHVNADDPEAVAFVTRLALDYRNTFKRDVFIDLVCYRRHGHNEADEPSATQPLMYQKIKKHPTPRKIYADQLESEGVATLEDATELVNLYRDALDEGECVVPEWRPMSLHSFTWSPYLNHEWDENYPATVEYKRLQELARRISSVPEAVEVQSRVAKIYNDRKEMAEGNKPFDWGGAENLAYATLVDEGIPVRLSGEDSGRGTFFHRHAVIHNQTNGSTYTPLHHVHNGQGQFKVWDSVLSEEAVLAFEYGYATAEPRVLTIWEAQFGDFANGAQVVIDQFISSGEQKWGRMCGLVMLLPHGYEGQGPEHSSARLERYLQLCAEQNMQVCVPSTPAQVYHMLRRQALRGMRRPLIVMSPKSLLRHPLAVSSLEELANGSFQPAIGEIDDLDPKQVKRVVMCSGKVYYDLLEQRRKNEQTDVAIVRIEQLYPFPHKVVQDVLKNYAHVQDFVWCQEEPLNQGAWYCSQHHFREVVPFGASLRYAGRPASASPAVGYMSVHQQQQQDLVNDALNLG is encoded by the coding sequence ATGCAGAACAGCGCGATGAAACCCTGGCTGGACTCCTCCTGGCTGGCCGGCGCGAACCAATCCTACATAGAGCAACTCTATGAGGATTTCCTGACCGATCCTGACTCAGTTGATGAAATGTGGCGCGAGCTGTTCCAACAGCTGCCCGGCACTGGCGTGAAACCTGAGCAGTTTCACTCCACCACGCGTGATTACTTCCGCCGCCTGGCAAAAGATGCGACCCGCTACACATCCTCAGTCACCGATCCGGCCACCAATTCCAAACAGGTTAAAGTGCTGCAGCTGATCAATGCGTTCCGCTTCCGCGGCCATCAGCACGCTAACCTCGATCCGCTCGGCCTGTGGAAACAGGATCGGGTTGCGGATCTCGAACCTTCTTATCACGATCTCACCGACGCCGATTTTCAGGAAAGCTTTAACGTAGGTTCCTTTGCTATTGGCAAAGAGACCATGAAGCTGGCTGATCTGTTCGCGGCGCTGCAGCAGACCTATTGTGGCTCGATTGGTGCAGAGTACATGCACATCAACAACACCGATGAGAAGCGCTGGATTCAGCAGCGTCTGGAATCGGTGGTCGGCCATGCGTCATTCAGCAGCGACGAGAAAAAAGGTTTCCTGAAAGAGCTGACTGCGGCTGAAGGTCTGGAAAAATACCTCGGCGCGAAATTCCCGGGTGCAAAACGCTTCTCACTGGAAGGCGGTGATGCACTGGTGCCGATGCTGCGCGAAATGATTCGCCATGCAGGCAAAAGCGGTACGCGTGAAGTGGTTCTCGGGATGGCGCACCGTGGTCGTCTCAACGTCCTGATCAACGTACTGGGTAAAAAGCCACAGGATCTGTTTGACGAGTTCTCCGGCAAACACAAAGAGCACCTCGGCACCGGCGACGTGAAATACCACATGGGCTTCTCGTCTGACGTTGAAACCGAAGGTGGTTTAGTGCACCTGGCGCTGGCGTTTAACCCGTCACACCTCGAAATCGTTAGCCCAGTGGTCATGGGTTCGGTGCGTGCACGTCTGGATCGTCTGGCTGAGCCAAGCAGCAACAAAGTTCTGCCGATCACCATCCACGGTGATGCGGCGGTGATCGGCCAGGGCGTGGTGCAGGAAACCCTGAACATGTCTGCGGCGCGTGGTTACGAAGTGGGCGGTACCGTTCGCATCGTGATTAACAACCAGGTCGGTTTCACCACCTCGAACCCGAAAGATGCGCGTTCAACGCCTTACTGCACCGACATCGGCAAAATGGTTCTGGCGCCAATCTTCCACGTGAATGCGGACGATCCAGAAGCGGTGGCCTTCGTGACTCGCCTGGCGCTGGATTATCGCAACACCTTTAAACGCGACGTGTTTATCGATCTGGTGTGCTACCGCCGTCACGGCCATAACGAAGCGGATGAGCCAAGTGCAACCCAGCCGCTGATGTACCAGAAAATCAAGAAACACCCAACGCCACGTAAGATCTACGCCGATCAGCTGGAAAGCGAAGGTGTGGCGACGTTAGAAGATGCGACCGAACTGGTCAATCTCTACCGTGATGCGTTGGATGAAGGCGAATGCGTGGTGCCAGAATGGCGTCCGATGAGCCTGCACTCCTTCACCTGGTCGCCGTACCTGAACCACGAGTGGGATGAAAACTATCCAGCCACGGTTGAGTACAAACGCCTGCAAGAGCTGGCGCGCCGCATCAGCAGCGTACCGGAAGCGGTAGAAGTGCAGTCGCGCGTGGCGAAGATTTACAACGACCGTAAAGAGATGGCGGAAGGCAACAAGCCATTTGACTGGGGCGGCGCGGAAAACCTGGCGTACGCCACGCTGGTAGATGAAGGCATTCCAGTCCGTCTGTCAGGTGAAGACTCCGGCCGCGGTACCTTCTTCCACCGCCATGCGGTGATCCACAACCAAACCAACGGCTCAACCTACACCCCGCTGCACCATGTCCATAACGGCCAGGGTCAGTTCAAAGTCTGGGATTCCGTGCTGTCAGAAGAAGCGGTACTGGCCTTTGAATATGGCTATGCCACCGCAGAACCGCGCGTGCTGACCATTTGGGAAGCGCAGTTCGGCGACTTCGCCAACGGTGCTCAGGTGGTCATCGACCAGTTCATCAGCTCTGGCGAGCAGAAGTGGGGCCGTATGTGTGGCCTGGTGATGCTGCTGCCACACGGTTATGAAGGCCAGGGCCCAGAGCACTCCTCTGCGCGTCTGGAGCGCTATCTGCAACTCTGTGCTGAACAGAACATGCAGGTGTGCGTGCCGTCAACGCCAGCACAGGTTTATCACATGCTGCGCCGTCAAGCGCTGCGTGGTATGCGCCGTCCGCTGATCGTAATGTCACCGAAATCGCTGCTGCGCCATCCGCTGGCGGTCTCCAGCCTGGAAGAACTGGCCAATGGCAGCTTCCAACCGGCGATTGGCGAGATTGACGATCTGGATCCGAAGCAAGTGAAACGCGTGGTGATGTGTTCTGGTAAGGTTTATTACGATCTGCTGGAACAGCGTCGCAAGAATGAGCAGACCGATGTCGCCATCGTGCGTATCGAACAGCTCTATCCGTTCCCGCACAAAGTGGTGCAGGACGTATTGAAAAATTATGCGCATGTGCAGGATTTCGTCTGGTGTCAGGAAGAGCCGCTGAACCAGGGCGCATGGTATTGCAGTCAGCATCATTTCCGCGAAGTGGTTCCATTCGGTGCGTCACTGCGTTACGCAGGTCGTCCGGCTTCTGCTTCACCAGCCGTGGGCTACATGTCCGTACATCAACAACAGCAGCAAGACCTGGTTAACGACGCGCTGAACCTTGGTTAA
- the sdhC gene encoding succinate dehydrogenase cytochrome b556 subunit has protein sequence MGKTVKKQRPVNLDLSTIRFPVTAISSILHRVSGVITFVALGILLWLLGLSLSSPEGFQQAASIMDSFFAKFIMWGILTALAYHVVGGIRHMLADFGFMEETLQVGTRSAQAAFGITVVLSILAGVLVW, from the coding sequence GTGGGCAAAACCGTGAAAAAACAAAGACCTGTTAACTTGGATCTCTCGACGATCCGGTTTCCCGTTACTGCAATATCGTCCATTCTCCACCGCGTCTCCGGCGTGATCACCTTTGTCGCTCTCGGAATACTGCTCTGGTTACTGGGTCTCTCTCTCTCTTCTCCTGAAGGCTTCCAGCAAGCGGCATCCATCATGGATAGCTTCTTCGCCAAATTCATTATGTGGGGCATCCTGACTGCGCTGGCGTATCACGTCGTGGGCGGCATTCGTCACATGCTGGCTGATTTTGGCTTTATGGAAGAAACCCTGCAGGTGGGAACCCGTTCCGCGCAGGCGGCTTTTGGTATCACTGTCGTGCTCTCAATTTTGGCTGGAGTCCTCGTATGGTAA
- the sdhA gene encoding succinate dehydrogenase flavoprotein subunit, which produces MSLPVREFDAVVIGAGGAGMRAALQISQSGQTCALLSKVFPTRSHTVSAQGGITVALGNTHEDNWEWHMYDTVKGSDYIGDQDAIEYMCHVGPEAILELEHMGLPFSRLDDGRVYQRPFGGQSKNFGGEQAARTAAAADRTGHALLHTLYQQNLKNKTTIFSEWYALDLVKNEDGAIVGCTAICMETGETVYFKAKATILATGGAGRIYQSTTNAHINTGDGVGMALRAGVPVQDMEMWQFHPTGIAGAGVLVTEGCRGEGGYLLNKHGERFMERYAPNAKDLAGRDVVARSMMVEIREGRGCDGPWGPHIKLKLDHLGAEVLESRLPGILELSRTFAHVDPIKEPIPVIPTCHYMMGGVPTKVTGQALRVNEQGEDEVIPGLFAVGEIACVSVHGANRLGGNSLLDLVVFGRAAGVHLLECLEEQGELREATQENIDAAMARFNRWENNTTGEDPVEIRKALQRCMQNNFSVFREGDAMREGLEELKVIRERLKSARLDDRSPDFNTQRIECLELDNLMETAYATAVAANFRTESRGAHSRFDYPERDDANWLCHSLYVPQTESMTRREVNMQPKLRAAFPPKARTY; this is translated from the coding sequence ATGAGTTTGCCAGTCAGAGAATTTGATGCCGTGGTGATCGGCGCGGGTGGCGCGGGAATGCGCGCGGCTCTGCAAATCTCCCAATCGGGCCAGACTTGTGCCCTGTTATCCAAAGTTTTCCCAACCCGTTCTCATACCGTATCGGCGCAGGGCGGTATTACCGTTGCGCTGGGTAACACCCATGAAGATAACTGGGAATGGCACATGTACGATACCGTTAAGGGCTCCGACTACATCGGTGACCAGGACGCGATCGAATATATGTGTCACGTCGGTCCAGAAGCGATTCTGGAACTGGAGCACATGGGGCTGCCTTTCTCACGTCTTGATGACGGCCGCGTGTATCAGCGTCCGTTTGGTGGTCAGTCGAAGAACTTCGGTGGTGAGCAGGCGGCGCGTACCGCTGCAGCAGCCGACCGTACTGGCCACGCACTGCTGCATACCCTGTATCAGCAGAACCTGAAAAACAAAACCACCATCTTCTCAGAATGGTATGCGCTAGACCTGGTGAAAAACGAAGACGGTGCGATTGTCGGTTGTACCGCCATCTGCATGGAAACCGGTGAAACCGTCTACTTCAAAGCCAAAGCCACCATTCTGGCGACCGGTGGTGCAGGCCGTATTTACCAGTCCACCACCAACGCACACATCAACACCGGCGACGGCGTAGGCATGGCACTGCGTGCCGGTGTGCCGGTGCAGGATATGGAAATGTGGCAGTTCCACCCAACCGGTATCGCTGGTGCGGGTGTACTGGTAACCGAAGGTTGCCGTGGTGAAGGTGGATACCTGCTGAACAAACACGGCGAACGTTTCATGGAACGTTATGCGCCAAACGCCAAAGACCTGGCGGGTCGCGACGTGGTAGCCCGTTCCATGATGGTGGAGATTCGTGAAGGCCGTGGTTGCGATGGTCCGTGGGGCCCGCATATCAAGCTGAAACTCGACCATCTGGGCGCAGAAGTTTTGGAATCGCGTCTGCCGGGTATCCTTGAGCTGTCTCGTACTTTTGCCCACGTTGACCCGATTAAAGAACCGATTCCGGTTATCCCAACCTGCCACTACATGATGGGCGGCGTGCCAACCAAAGTGACCGGTCAGGCGCTGCGCGTGAATGAGCAGGGCGAAGACGAAGTGATTCCGGGCTTGTTCGCGGTAGGCGAAATTGCCTGCGTATCAGTACACGGTGCCAACCGTCTCGGTGGTAACTCGCTGCTGGACCTGGTGGTATTTGGCCGTGCGGCGGGTGTACACCTGCTGGAGTGTCTGGAAGAGCAGGGTGAACTGCGTGAAGCCACGCAGGAAAACATCGATGCCGCCATGGCGCGCTTCAACCGCTGGGAAAACAACACCACGGGTGAAGATCCGGTTGAAATCCGTAAAGCGCTGCAGCGTTGCATGCAGAACAACTTCTCGGTATTCCGCGAAGGTGATGCGATGCGTGAAGGTCTGGAAGAGCTGAAAGTGATTCGTGAACGCCTGAAGTCAGCGCGTCTTGATGACCGTTCGCCAGATTTCAATACCCAGCGTATTGAGTGCCTTGAGCTGGATAACCTGATGGAAACCGCGTACGCCACTGCGGTCGCCGCAAACTTCCGTACCGAAAGCCGTGGCGCACACAGCCGCTTCGACTACCCGGAACGTGATGATGCAAACTGGCTGTGTCACAGCCTCTATGTTCCGCAAACGGAAAGCATGACGCGCCGTGAGGTGAACATGCAACCGAAACTGCGTGCGGCCTTCCCGCCGAAAGCGCGTACCTACTAA
- the sucC gene encoding ADP-forming succinate--CoA ligase subunit beta, translated as MNLHEYQAKQLFARYGMPAPTGYACATPREAEEAASKIGAGPWVVKCQVHAGGRGKAGGVKVVNSKEDIRAFAEHWLGKRLVTYQTDADGQPVNQILVEAATDIDQELYLGAVVDRATRRVIFMASTEGGVEIEKVAEETPHLIHKMALDPLAGPQPYQGRELAFKLGLSGKQVSQFTKIFMGLATMFLERDLAMVEINPLVITKQGDLICLDGKLGADGNALFRQPELREMRDPSQEDPREAHATQWELNYVALDGNIGCMVNGAGLAMGTMDIVKHHGGQPANFLDVGGGATKERVTEAFKIILSDDAVKAVFVNIFGGIVRCDLIADGIIGAVAEVGVNVPVVVRLEGNNAELGAKKLADSGLNIIAATSLTDAAQRVVAAAEGK; from the coding sequence ATGAACTTACATGAATACCAGGCGAAGCAGTTGTTTGCTCGCTATGGCATGCCAGCTCCAACTGGTTACGCCTGCGCTACGCCACGTGAAGCAGAAGAAGCCGCCTCTAAAATTGGCGCAGGTCCGTGGGTAGTAAAATGTCAGGTACATGCCGGTGGCCGCGGTAAAGCGGGTGGCGTGAAAGTGGTGAACAGCAAGGAAGATATCCGTGCATTTGCTGAGCATTGGTTGGGCAAGCGTCTGGTGACCTACCAAACTGATGCTGATGGTCAGCCGGTAAACCAGATTCTGGTTGAAGCAGCGACTGACATCGACCAGGAACTGTATCTGGGTGCGGTGGTTGACCGTGCTACCCGTCGCGTGATCTTCATGGCTTCAACTGAAGGCGGCGTGGAAATCGAGAAAGTGGCGGAAGAAACCCCGCACCTGATCCACAAAATGGCGCTGGATCCGCTGGCCGGTCCTCAGCCTTATCAGGGCCGTGAACTGGCATTCAAACTGGGTCTGTCCGGTAAGCAAGTCAGCCAGTTCACCAAAATCTTCATGGGTCTGGCGACCATGTTCCTGGAGCGCGACCTGGCAATGGTCGAGATCAACCCGCTGGTGATCACCAAGCAGGGCGATCTGATCTGCCTCGATGGCAAACTGGGCGCAGACGGTAACGCCCTGTTCCGTCAGCCTGAGCTGCGTGAAATGCGCGATCCAAGCCAGGAAGATCCACGTGAAGCACACGCGACACAGTGGGAACTGAACTACGTTGCGCTGGATGGCAATATCGGCTGTATGGTAAACGGTGCCGGTCTGGCAATGGGTACCATGGACATCGTGAAACACCACGGTGGCCAGCCTGCTAACTTCCTCGATGTCGGCGGCGGCGCGACCAAGGAGCGCGTAACCGAAGCCTTCAAAATCATCCTGTCTGACGATGCCGTTAAAGCGGTATTCGTTAACATCTTCGGCGGCATCGTGCGTTGCGACCTGATCGCAGACGGCATCATCGGTGCAGTTGCAGAAGTGGGTGTGAACGTGCCAGTAGTGGTACGTCTGGAAGGTAACAACGCCGAGCTGGGCGCGAAGAAACTGGCCGACAGCGGTCTGAACATCATTGCAGCAACCAGCCTGACAGACGCTGCGCAGCGTGTTGTTGCTGCCGCGGAGGGTAAATAA
- the sdhD gene encoding succinate dehydrogenase membrane anchor subunit, with amino-acid sequence MVSNASALGRNGIHDWLLLRAAAILMTLYIIYLLGFVVMTGTLTYDAWHGFFASAFTKVFTILTLFSILIHGWIGMWQVLTDYVKPVATRLLLQFVIVVALLSYAIYGIVVVWGV; translated from the coding sequence ATGGTAAGCAATGCTTCTGCATTAGGACGCAACGGTATTCATGACTGGCTGTTACTGCGTGCTGCTGCAATCTTAATGACGCTCTACATCATCTACCTTCTCGGTTTTGTGGTGATGACCGGCACCCTGACGTATGACGCCTGGCACGGCTTCTTCGCCTCTGCCTTCACTAAAGTGTTTACGATACTGACGCTGTTCTCGATTCTGATCCACGGCTGGATTGGCATGTGGCAGGTCCTGACCGACTACGTTAAACCAGTGGCAACCCGCTTGCTGCTGCAGTTTGTGATTGTGGTCGCGCTGTTGTCGTATGCCATTTATGGAATCGTTGTTGTGTGGGGTGTGTAA
- a CDS encoding succinate dehydrogenase iron-sulfur subunit, protein MRLEFSIYRYNPEVDDKPRMQEYTLESEDGRDMMLLDALIRLKEKDPTLAFRRSCREGVCGSDGLNMNGKNGLACITPVSALGNGTKKIVIRPLPGLPVIRDLVVDMGQFYTQYEKIKPFLLNNGENPPAREHLQTPADREHLDGLYECILCACCSTSCPSFWWNPDKFIGPAGLLAAYRFLIDSRDTETDARLDNLNDAFSVFRCHSIMNCVSVCPKGLNPTRAIGHIKSMLLQRGA, encoded by the coding sequence ATGAGACTCGAATTTTCTATCTATCGTTACAACCCGGAAGTCGATGACAAACCGCGTATGCAGGAATACACGCTGGAGTCAGAAGACGGTCGCGACATGATGTTGCTGGACGCGTTGATTCGTCTGAAAGAGAAGGACCCTACGTTGGCCTTCCGTCGCTCATGCCGTGAAGGCGTGTGCGGTTCTGACGGCCTCAACATGAACGGCAAAAACGGTCTGGCCTGCATCACGCCAGTGTCCGCGCTGGGTAATGGCACCAAGAAAATTGTTATCCGTCCACTGCCTGGTTTGCCGGTGATCCGCGACCTCGTAGTTGATATGGGACAATTCTATACGCAGTATGAGAAGATTAAGCCTTTCCTGTTGAATAATGGGGAAAATCCGCCAGCACGCGAGCATCTGCAGACCCCGGCAGACCGTGAGCACCTGGATGGATTGTACGAGTGTATTCTGTGCGCTTGCTGCTCGACCTCGTGCCCATCGTTCTGGTGGAACCCGGATAAGTTCATCGGTCCGGCAGGTTTGTTAGCCGCTTACCGTTTCCTGATCGACAGCCGCGATACCGAAACCGATGCGCGTCTGGACAATCTGAACGATGCTTTCAGTGTATTCCGCTGTCACAGCATCATGAACTGTGTGAGCGTGTGCCCGAAAGGACTAAACCCGACGCGCGCTATCGGCCATATTAAGTCGATGCTGCTGCAACGCGGGGCGTAA
- the odhB gene encoding 2-oxoglutarate dehydrogenase complex dihydrolipoyllysine-residue succinyltransferase, translated as MSSVEILVPDLPESVADATVATWHKKPGDAVSRDEVLVEIETDKVVLEVPASADGVLEAILEDEGATVLSRQLLGRLVEGNSGGKETSAKVETKEATPEQRKTASLEDESNDALSPAVRRLIAENNLDASQIKGTGVGGRLTREDVEKHVAKKADGAKAAPAAAAAAPQAAVANRSEKRVPMTRLRKRVAERLLEAKNSTAMLTTFNEINMKPIMDLRKQYGDAFEKRHGVRLGFMSFYIKAVVEALKRYPEVNASIDGEDVVYHNYFDVSIAVSTPRGLVTPVLKDVDALSMADIEKKIKELAVKGRDGKLTVDELTGGNFTITNGGVFGSLMSTPIINPPQSAILGMHAIKERPMAVNGQVVILPMMYLALSYDHRLIDGRESVGYLVAVKEMLEDPARLLLDV; from the coding sequence ATGAGTAGCGTAGAAATTCTGGTTCCCGATTTGCCTGAATCCGTAGCGGACGCAACGGTTGCAACCTGGCACAAAAAACCCGGCGATGCGGTCAGTCGCGATGAAGTACTGGTTGAGATTGAAACGGACAAAGTTGTGCTTGAAGTGCCTGCTTCAGCAGACGGTGTACTGGAAGCGATTCTGGAAGACGAAGGCGCAACGGTGCTCTCGCGCCAGCTGTTAGGCCGCCTGGTGGAAGGCAACAGCGGTGGTAAAGAGACCTCTGCGAAAGTAGAAACGAAAGAAGCGACACCAGAACAGCGTAAAACCGCGTCTCTGGAAGATGAGAGCAACGATGCGCTGAGCCCAGCGGTTCGTCGCCTGATCGCTGAAAACAACCTCGACGCCAGCCAGATCAAAGGCACCGGTGTGGGTGGTCGTCTGACGCGTGAAGATGTTGAGAAGCATGTTGCGAAGAAAGCCGACGGCGCGAAAGCGGCGCCTGCAGCTGCGGCCGCGGCACCACAGGCTGCTGTGGCTAACCGCAGCGAAAAACGCGTTCCAATGACGCGTCTGCGTAAGCGTGTGGCTGAGCGTCTGCTGGAAGCAAAAAACAGCACCGCGATGCTGACCACCTTCAACGAAATCAACATGAAGCCGATCATGGATCTGCGTAAGCAGTACGGCGACGCGTTTGAGAAACGTCACGGTGTGCGTCTGGGCTTCATGTCCTTCTACATCAAAGCCGTGGTTGAAGCGCTGAAACGCTATCCGGAAGTGAACGCTTCTATCGATGGCGAAGATGTGGTTTACCACAACTACTTCGACGTCAGCATCGCGGTTTCTACGCCGCGTGGCCTGGTAACCCCAGTGCTGAAAGATGTCGATGCTCTGAGCATGGCTGACATCGAGAAGAAAATTAAAGAACTGGCGGTGAAAGGCCGTGACGGTAAGCTGACGGTTGACGAGCTGACCGGCGGTAACTTCACCATCACCAACGGTGGCGTGTTCGGTTCCCTGATGTCTACCCCGATCATCAACCCACCGCAGAGCGCGATTCTGGGCATGCACGCGATCAAAGAGCGCCCGATGGCGGTCAATGGTCAGGTTGTCATCCTGCCAATGATGTATCTGGCTCTCTCTTACGACCACCGTCTGATCGATGGCCGTGAATCCGTTGGCTATCTGGTCGCGGTGAAAGAGATGCTGGAAGATCCGGCACGTCTGCTGCTGGACGTCTAA